The sequence below is a genomic window from Macaca fascicularis isolate 582-1 chromosome 3, T2T-MFA8v1.1.
tggtgttttagtcatgaagtccatGCCCacgcctgtgtcctgaatggtattgcctaggttttcttctagggtttttatggttttaggtcttatgtttaagtttttaatccatcttgagttaattttttataaggcaagaggaagggatccagtttcagctttctgcatatggctagccagttttccaaacaccatttattaaataggaatcctttccacattgcttgtttttgtcgagtttgtcaaagatcagatggttgtagatgtgcgccattatttctgaggcctctgctctgttcaattagtctatatatctgttttggtacaagtaccatgctgttatggttactatagccttgcagtatggtttgaagtcaggtagtgtgatgcctccagctttgttgttttggtttaggattgtcttggctatgtgggctcttttttggttccatatgaaatttaaagtagtttttttccaattctgtgaagaaagtcaatggtagcttgatgggaatagcattgaatctataaattaccttggaaaGTATGgcaattttcatgatattgattctccctatccatgagcatggaatattcttccatttgtttgtgtcctctcttatttcctcaagcaatggtttgtagttctctttgaagaggtccttcacatcccttgtaagttggattcctagatattttattctctttgtagcaattgtgaatgggagttcactcatggtttggctctctatttgtctgttattggcatataggaatgtttgtggtttgtgcacattgattttgtatcctaagagtttgctgaagttgcttatcagcttaaggagatttggggctgagatgatggggttttctaaatatacaatcatatcatctgcaaacagagacaatttgacttcctcttttcctaattgaataccctttatttctttctcttgcctgattgccctggccagaatttccaataccatgttgaacaggagtggtaagagagggcatccttgtcttgtgccggttttcaaagagaatgcttccagcttttgcccattcagtatgatattgactgtgggtttgtcataaatagctcttattattttgagatacttcccatcaatacccagtttattgagagtttttagcatgaagggctgttgaattttgtcaaaggccttttctgcatctaatgagataatcatgtggtttttgccattggttctgtttatgtgatggattacatttatcgatttgcgtatgttgaaccagccttgcgtcccagagatgaagccaacttgattgcggtggataagctttttgatgtgctgctggatttggtttgccagtattttattgaggatttttgcattgatgaacatcagggatattggcctgaaattttctttttttgttttgtctctgccaggttttggtatcaggatgatgctggccttataaaatgagttagggaggattccctctttttctattgtttggaatagtctcagaaggaatggtaccagctcctctttgtacctctggtagaatttggctgtgaatctgtctggtcctggacttcttttggttggtaggctattgattgctgcctcaatttcagaacttgttattggtctattcagggatttgacttcttcctgatttagtcttgggagggtgtatgtgtccaggaacttacccatttcttctagattttctggtttatttacttagaagtgtttatagtattctctgatggtagtttggaTTTCTGTgtgatcagtggtgatatcccctttatcatttctttattgcatctatttgattcttctgtcttttcctctttattagtctggctagcagtccatctattttgttgatcttttcaaaaaagcagctcctggattgattgatttttttgaagggtttttcatatctctatctccttcagttctgctctaatcttagttatttcttgtgttctgctactttttgaatttgtttgctcttgcttatctagttcttttaattgtgattttagggtgttaattttagatctttcctgctttctcttgtgggcatttagcgctataaatttccctctacacactgcttcaaatgtgtcccagagattctggtacattgtgtctttgttctaattggtttcaaagaacatctttatttctgccttcattttgttatttacccagtagtcattcagaaacaggttgttcaatttccatgtagttgtgtggttttgagtgagtttcttaatcctgagttctaatttgattgcactgtgttctgagagagtgttatgatttctgttcttttacatttgctggggagtgttttacttccaattacgtgatcaactttagaataagtgcgatgtggtgctcagaagaatgtatattttgttgatttggggtggagagttttgtcaatgtctattaggtctgcttggtccagaactgagtttaattcctggatatccttgttaattttctgtctcgtcaatatttctaatattgacagtggggtgttaaagtctcccactattactgtgtgggagacTAAGTCTCTTtgaggtctctaagaacttgctttatgaatctgggtgctcctctatttggtacatgtatatttaggatagttagctcctcttgtagcattgatccctttaccattatgtaatgcccttgaaagtctgttttatcagagactaggattgcaacccccgcttcttttttttctttccatttgcttggtaaatatattctccatccctttattttgagcctatgtgtgtctttatatgtcagatgggtctcctgaatacagcacactgatgggtcttgactcatcatctaatttgccagtctgtgtcttttaattggggcatttagcccatttacatttaaggttaatattgttacatttaaggttaatattgttatatgtcaATTTGATCCTaccattatgatgctagctggttattttgcccgttagctgatgcagtttcttcatagtgtcaatggtctttacaattggtatgttttttcagtggctggtactggttgttcctttccatgtttagtgcttccttcaggagctcttataagacAGGCCTGGtaatgacaaaatctctcagcctttgcttgtctgtaaagaattttatttctccttcatttatgaagcttattatggctggatatgaaattctgagttgaaaattcttttttttaagaatattgaatattggctcccaatctcttctgacttctagggttttctgctgagagatctgctgttagtctgatgggcttccttttgtgggtaacccatcctttctctctggttgcccttgacattttttccttcatttcaaccttggtgaatctgatgattacgtgtcttggggttgctcttattgaagaatatctttgtggtgttctctgtatttcctgaatttaaatgttggcctgccttgctaggttggggaagttctcctggataatatcctgaagagtgtttccaatttggttccattcttcccatcactttcagatacaccaatgaaatgtagatttggttttttcacatagtcccatatttcgtggcggctttgtttatttcttttcactcttttttctctcatcttctcactttatttcattgagttgatcttcaatATCTGACAgactttcttttgcttgattgattcggctattgatatttgtgtatgcttcacaaagttctcgtgctgtgtttttcagctccatcaggtcatttctGTTCTTCTTTAAACTGGTTATTGTAGTTAGTAATTTGTCTAagcttttttcaaggttcttagcttccttgcattgggttagaacatgctcctttagcttggaggagtttgttatttcccactttctgaagcctacttctgtcaattcgtcaaactcattctctgtccagagATTCCTGAATTTAAATTCAGAAGCTGGGCAAGGAGTTTTGATCCTTTGGAGTAGAAGAGGGCTTCTGGTTTTTGGTATTTGcagcctttttgcgctggtttCTCCTCATCAGaatcagatatttcttttttgttgccataaaacattaaatgtaactcattattaaaatagtaaatatatcattttaacttttttttttaaaaaccaaagataATAAAATCTCTATTGAgcaaatctttaaagaaaataaactccagGTGGACTCACTTTGATCAGGAAGGAGAGCTCTGCTTGGAGAAGGAAGGCACTGGGCTCACAGCCAGCTGTTTTCCAGGTGCTGTTCCTTCTACTCCAGGAGGACCCTGTGCGTGTTATAGCAGTGACACTCATATCTATATTCATATCTATAATTATCCAGATATAAGTGTGTTGACtatataaaaagttttatttaaaaagcaccCTTTCAAAGGAGCAGGAAAAAtaccttttcctttctgcttcccAAACTATATGTCTTTCATAGTTATATTTGTGTACCCTGAAACTAAAAAAACACACTGTGTTCCTTAACAACTGAGATGATTGTAAACAGCACACAATGTACACAGCACACACTCTGTTTTTGTTTCGGTTAAAATACCTGTTCCTTCTGTGGAATTTTTCTATCCTGTTTAATGGTGTCATTCTTAAGTCATCCAATTTAAAAGAATCCTAGAAGCTCTACCTTAAATATCTTCCTCCCCCTTGTTCCTCATATTCTATTGTTCATGAATGACTAGAATTTCTATCTTCCTATCATATTTCATTAGCTCTCTTCTTTTATCTTCTTCTCTGTAATGACCTTCATTTGGGAATTTATTGTTGCTGCCCTGGAATATTACGGTTGtctccttaaatatttttttttgttttataacttgCCTTCACCCTTTGCCCCTCACCATCAAATTAATCTCCTGGATAGTCTACAGGTAGATCTTTCTAGAATGCAAATCTAATAATGTTTAGTGcctaaaataataatgtttaggAGCTCCCAAATAATGTTTAGTTCCTGTTTAAAGTTTTTAGTGGCTTCCCTACTCCCTAAAGGGCAAAACCCAAACTTAGTTTCATGTCATACAATGACCTTGACCTATCTATCCTTTGTCTATATGTAATCTGGTATTTCTTTCACATATTCTGTTGCAGCCACTCTAAGCTAGGTCTTCCAACACATCACATTACACCCTGCACTCCCATTCTGAGGAACTTTTACATACACAATATCCAGctcaaatagtttatttttctggctCAACCTTATACTTTCTTGACTTTGTTCTTGTAAACAGAACTGGTCATTCCTTCCTAAGTGATACCAGTACACTTAGACTCCTTTGGCGTACTAAAATTTTTCTTCCCCATGACTGTGAGTAGAGACTAGATCATTTCTATCTGGCTATATCCTCTGTTTAGCACTGATCTGGCATATGGAATATGCTCTATAGATGTTAGTGGAGTGAGCAGAAGAAAATCCAAGTTTATACCAGAACattgtaattgttattttaaagacattttttattgttttatttggcTCATAATATTACCCAATCATtgtaaaaatttcagaaaagctACAAAGAGTGAATGGTTTAGTTCTTACCAATCTATGAGTAAAAGTGGAATCTAGATGTTTTGTGCCTTGCTTTTAAGGCCCTTGTTGATTCCCTTTCTCCTATAACTAGGAATTCTCAAAAAGGTATATTCTGTGTTTCTGAATGGCCTGTTGTTGCTTGTTACCATGGCTGACAAGACAGGGCTCCAATAATCAAGCCAGAACTCGGCTGTTGTCCCTGAAAGCTTCACTGAGGTGCCACTTCACCTGCAAACGGTTCCAAGCTGCAGCCTCTATAATGTGTTGGTACTAGGAAGGCTGAAACTTGATTTCTCCTTCTCAGTACTAGAGATGCTGACACTTTGCCATGCAGGTGAGACTATGGTACTTGACTGCTGCATCTCAGAGCTGGTTGATTATAGAATGACGTCATGCTTAGTTAAGTGGTCCCATAGTATGTTGTTCCCTTGATGAATCTGGTTTGCAATTCTAGAGtcctagatttctttttcttttacgcTGACTTTTTTCTCAAGGGCACTCTTGTCTGCCCTGGTTCCAGTTCAGAATTGCTGCTCTCAAATCCTTTCTTCACTACTTGCAAACATATCTTTGTATGTCTGAACTCCAATAATGCAGAGTTCAAATTTGTGCCCAAGGAGGTTCCTTATCCCCCATCTAATAATGAATAATCATCCTTTGCaatagaacaaaaaacaaaacactggacTCCACTTACTGAATCACCTAATTGTTTTTCCTAATTTGCACCATTAGCTGTATTGTCTTTAATAATAAATGGCTCACCACTATGAAAGATAAAGCTTGTGATTACTTTTGCTAATTATGAAAAACCTCTGAAGCTAACAGTTGCGTTACCAAGTCCTGACAGTTAATGTATAGTTTGTTCTTTCAGGAAATGTTTTATGTTATGCTTTTACCAATGCACTAAAGTAAAACTGAATTGTACATGACTCAGGTGGAAATTATTGAATTTACTTTTTCTCCTGGATAGCCTGAGTTTCATTTTGCCTGGCTGTGTATCTGATACTACTCTGCTGCTTTACATGCATAGATATAGTCTGAGTGTTTTTGGAGATAGGTGTTCCATTAGTAAAACCTGGGTACAGACAAAGGAAAGTTATTTAACAATAGTAAGTAAATGCTTATTATGCTTTTGTTGTAGAttcagataaaataaacttttcatagCTAATGATACCTGTATAATGGGTATCAACAAGTGGTATTTCAAAGCCCTTGATTATTTATAATGCTACATAATCTGACAAATCAGATATGATTTTTTTGTCATGCTTACTCTTATCATAGAGAAAGTGGAAGAGATTcatattaaaagatttttttgcGTTGAATCAAATCTGCAAggaaatatacatatttcaaactCATCACACATATACAAAGAGAAACATCAAGATCCTTGAATAATCATTTTATTAACAAATACAAACTTGAAATGTTGGTGGTAAAATATATCAATACTGAATAAAAATGTGTGTAAACAGTAATTCTACAACTGGGAAGATATctccattttgttaattttggtGACGTCTTCCCAACCATGTCTAATCTTCAGTATCTTCTTCCTCAAGCATGGCAGGAATAGTATGCTTTTAAATATCAGGACAACAACTGGAAGGAAAACAGCTATCATAAAAGTTGGAGGTGTATACCATACAAATTGTTTTATATCTATCCACTTATTCCAGGCAAAAATCAATGCGTGTATTGTGGCCAGTAGAAGGGAAACAATTCCTAGCTTGCtctgcaagagaaaaacaaaattggtgAAGATTGGTTCAATAAGAGTTTATCCCATCCTACCTCATCTGGATATACTCTGTTGCTTGGAAATCCTTTATCTATGATTGTTTTCCTATCACATTTCTCAACAATGTCCATTCACATCTTTATACTCTTTTTGCCTGTCCTCCTCACCTTACTTTTGGGTAATTTCTTGTCTCCAGGCTATTTAAGTGAACAAAATTCACAGCCTTTCTTTGAAGGCAGGTGATCAAAAACTCTGTCTACTCTTTCTCCACCATTTTGTATATCCCCTTATGATATTTACTTTCTGTGCTTTGTCTCTTGTGTATTTGTCTTAATTCTGCTATCACAAGACACCTAAAATCAGGGACTGAGTCTTACTTACAACAGGATCCCTGCAGAATCAACACAATGATTTGCACATTTTGATGCTCAATTAAATATAGGTAGACTGACTGAAGATTATAGCAAAAATCAATTTGACTTCAGTGATCTTTATCAATTGTGAAGGCGACTAATGTGATTCACTCTGATTTtgataaatgaataatgaattgAATGAACTTGGCCTatgtttttaagaaatcaaatattCTGATAACATGGAAATATATGAACAATTTTTTCAATGTCTGCACAAAATAGAGAGATCCAGAGATGTGATGAAACATTTCAGCTTGCATTGGGTTGCTTTGTCACTACGGAGATAAAGTTGCTTACAAATAGTTGTTCACCTATGTAATCTTAACAGTGTTCTGACAACAGCTCTTTTATATGACTTCTGACCTCTATTCACTTTACTGGAAATGTCATTAGCCTGCCAGAACAAATCTAACTCACAATTATTCAGGCGCATTCTTAAGTCCCAATGAATACCATCAAATAGCTAAGTTTATGTTTTCAGATATGAATCTCCAAGGTAACTTGTAGTGTAACCAGTTTTCAGATTTTAAGTGAAACATTTCTAGGTAACTAGTTGAAAAACACATGTCATTggttgaaaattaattttaccaaATGTGTATTGTATACTTATTATGGGCTAGGTATTGTGCATATAGTAGAATAGGCTCAGTTGTCAAGATGCAGTCTTAAATTCCTAAGTAAGTCTAAAAAGCAGTGTTCATCATATGTGTAACAGGCAGAGCAATGTATGAAGAAAGCTATTTAATGAGGACCAGAGAAATCCAATGGCTATCAGGCTGAACCTATAAAATTAGGAAACTCTGTGAGAATGTGGTATCAACTCTAAGCCACACTGGAATCATTCAGATGGAGGCATACTTTCCAGCCTAATCAGATGCCTAATAAAGTGTTGGAGTATACGTGTGGACATGTAGAAGGGATAGTTAGTTGGGAATGTCTGACCTTGTGGAAATTTCCAAAGATGTCTACCCATAAAAGGTAACTGGCAGTGTTTATGACTGAATTAAATTTAGTCCTTTGAACCTTGTCACACAAGGATCCCCGAGTGAATTCTGGTGCATCACTGTTTTTATGGATAATCTACCACCAGAATATAAACTTCAGTAAATCTGAGATAGTTTTAAAATTCCAAGAATATTTATAAACTTCAAGTGAGTAAGCTATATAAAATGTAAGCTGGAAAAAGCAGCCATTGAAATGAGATACTAGAATGTCTTTGGTAGATAAAACTCTATTATTTCAAGGAGAGTTTTTGTTTCTGGAAAGTGCTAAGTTGTGTAACATAAAAGGCATTACTAAATTCAGGTGACaagtaaaagaatatttttatttttaaagaactaataaaCCATGCATATTGGATTCCTAAAATGTCACATTAGATGGGTAGCAAATTGTCTAACAAGTTTCAAATATTAGAATGAgcaggctgagcgtggtggcttacgactgtcatcccagcactttgggaggccgaggtgggaggatcatttgaggtcaggagatcgagaccagcctggccaacatggggaaaccctgtctctactaaaaatacaaaaattagctgggcatagtgatgggtgcctgtaatcccagctactcaggaggctgaggcaggagaatcacctgaacccaggaggtgcaggttacagggagccgagatcgtgccactgtattccagcatgggcaacagagcaagacttcatctcaaaaaaaaaaaaaaaaaaaaaaaaagaatattttaatgccttttatttatgtCTAGGAAACATTTGTCCTAATTGAAGCAATAGGGAAAACAACAGGAGAGCACATTACTAATTGGAACAAGTACAAGATCTTTGCTATTgaaaaacatttgttattttttatgggATAAAGTCAACATATTCAATATCATAAACACAAATAGAAGATTCACCTCTTAgggttattttatatattatttacctGAATATAGTGAAATTCTCTCCATGTCAAAGAGTCACTCACAGATGGAATTGATGTCACAGCCAACAGAGCCAGTATTGCCAGTCCCACAATCCCCAGAGACACATAAATCTCCATTCTCCAAACATCATGCTCAATCCAGGcatcttctttattttgttgGACCTACCAGaaggtaaataaagaaaaaagaaatgcaaacaacaGTTATTTCCTGAATATGAATCTCCTTCTATACTCTTCTCTGTGTCTACTATGAAGCCCTGATAACAGGTCTCTACAAATttatgactttttctttctttttttttgcactcCTCTAAGACAAATGACATAGGAGCtatcactttttttcttgaatGCAATATTTCCATAATCTGttaattttctaataattatttgACGGTTTACTTGAATAGAACTGcaatgtgcatgcatatgtggTAAACAAGAAGAACAACAGTATTAAAAAGTAATCTTGTGAGGGTGGTAGAAGTTTGAAATGTGGCCTTGTCCATGAACAAAATGTTTCTTATGTTGCTAAAGTTGTACcttattttcagtttaaaaaacatttctcaaTATAAAACAGTCTGACAACCAAGCCCTagtgaaattataataaaaattttaaaatagatgacTTTTCAACACAGAGTTTCAACAGGGTTGGGGTATTGATATTACAATGAGAAATGATTAATTTGTTAGGTGACTTAGACTTTTTATTAGTAACAGTGTCAGCATTGTCATCTTACCTGTTGATATGCCCAGTTTAGCAACTTGTATCTGTAGGATCGCCTCATTGGGTAAGACAGACTATAAATTGCATGCAGTACagcaaaaaagaaactgagaagcCCAAACTGCTTTCTTGTTAACATCCACTTATCCAACCAATGTGGAAACTTCTTATACTTGGTTCCATTATGAAGTTGGACAATTGCTGCTATCACACCTGGCAGGTAAACCAATGCCAAGAGAGTGATGGAAACCATTGGCAAGACTTTGTTGATGACCAGGAttggaattttataaaaatattgttgATGGGAAGTTGCTAAAGGGTGAATTACTTCCCTCAGAAGAGTGTAAAGAAAAGTCAGAGATGCTATAATAGCAGCTATTTTAATTGGCAAGTGCCATTGTGGAAAGAGTTCCTGTGTGTGCTGAAGTTCTGAAGGGCAGTGAAATTCATCAGCATGGGCTGTTTGGTGCAAATGCAAAAGCACAGGTCTTTTTAGCATGCTGGTCTCTCCTGTGTCCTTATgctataaaggaaagaaaataaacatcttaaaattGAACAAAACAATGGGATCCCTTGAACTAATTACTTATTGCTCAATCATTGTGCTTCTCATTGAATAAGGGCATTCAGAATCTTGCTTTTGAACACTGGTTAGTTGAAGATAGCATAGTCTATGGAGCACTGAAAGACTTTTGTCTTTTGCACAAAAGAAATACATGCTTCAGATAGGTAAGACAGTTaacttgaaaaatgaaattatttcattttatgcacACTGTTACTTTTATAAAGTATATGCTTATAATTTATTACTTTTCcctattaaaattattaagattaaataaataatttccacTAAGACTTCCACTGAGATAATTTGGAAGAGTTTGGAACCAAAATTTTCTGCCACTTTTTCAGTCAAAAAATGTAGTAAGAAACACTTAATCCTGTGTTTAACCAAAAGTGAAAAAAGTGATTCTTATCCAAAAGTAGATTTATTTGGTTATACAGTGATTTGTCAATTTACTAGATGATCTCCTGGCAAGCTGCCATTGTATCTATGACAAAAATGCTTGCTTACAAAATTACTGTTAAATGGGCATTgatgacttttttaaaacttagaactATAGACTGTTAGAAAGAATTGGAAGGGACTTGGGGATGATCTGGTCCAAGGCTTGCATGGTATAGACAAACCAAGACCCCAGATTTTCAGTAACTTATTCAAGGTTATTCAGCTAAGTCCCTGAAAATCAGTGAAGGTACTATTTCTCTCACACATGCTACTCTGTCCTGCACAGTATCAGTGACAATAATACAAGTCCAGATATCAGCAGACTAGGGTGAAAAATCACTTTCATAACACTAGGAGATACAGAATGGCATCTCAATTA
It includes:
- the STEAP1 gene encoding STEAP1 protein, coding for MESRKDITNEEELWKMKPRRNLEEDDYLHKDTGETSMLKRPVLLHLHQTAHADEFHCPSELQHTQELFPQWHLPIKIAAIIASLTFLYTLLREVIHPLATSHQQYFYKIPILVINKVLPMVSITLLALVYLPGVIAAIVQLHNGTKYKKFPHWLDKWMLTRKQFGLLSFFFAVLHAIYSLSYPMRRSYRYKLLNWAYQQVQQNKEDAWIEHDVWRMEIYVSLGIVGLAILALLAVTSIPSVSDSLTWREFHYIQSKLGIVSLLLATIHALIFAWNKWIDIKQFVWYTPPTFMIAVFLPVVVLIFKSILFLPCLRKKILKIRHGWEDVTKINKMEISSQL